Proteins encoded in a region of the Flammeovirga yaeyamensis genome:
- a CDS encoding class I SAM-dependent rRNA methyltransferase, with the protein MQKIYIKKNKLKALDNRHPWIYSGAVAKMPESLEDGEIVEIAVGEKLLGYGFYAPGNQIVCRVFEYTRRTMEVLTQEYWNEKIASAYALRKSHVITEETNCFRLIHGEGDFFPGLIADVYNDLVSIQILIKGVDKIAPMIVKAIQNLGFERIYNKSKEISKRLENVETPKGWLTEKQGSPKVEVLENGVKFWVDVETGQKTGFFLDQRDARSLVGQYSKDKKVLNTFSYSGGFSMYALKAGATLVHSVDASQSAIDLCDENAELNGFNNGEHTGYCADVFDHLNAMESNDYDVVILDPPAFAKSSKVLTKAARGYKQLNLKAFRKIKKGGILFTFSCSQVVDKVLFRKIVFQAAAEAHRNVRILHQTSQPNCHPINIFYPENEYLKGLVLYVE; encoded by the coding sequence ATGCAGAAGATATATATAAAGAAAAACAAACTAAAGGCGTTGGATAATCGTCACCCTTGGATTTATTCTGGGGCGGTGGCGAAGATGCCGGAGTCTTTGGAGGATGGCGAAATTGTTGAGATCGCTGTCGGAGAGAAATTATTAGGATATGGGTTTTATGCTCCCGGTAATCAGATTGTTTGTCGTGTATTTGAATATACTAGACGAACAATGGAGGTGTTGACTCAGGAATATTGGAACGAAAAAATTGCTTCGGCTTATGCTTTAAGAAAGTCGCATGTGATCACCGAGGAGACGAACTGTTTCCGATTGATTCATGGTGAGGGTGATTTCTTCCCAGGCTTAATTGCTGATGTTTATAACGATTTAGTCTCTATCCAGATTTTGATTAAAGGGGTTGATAAAATTGCTCCTATGATTGTGAAAGCAATTCAAAATTTAGGATTTGAACGTATCTACAATAAATCGAAAGAAATTTCTAAACGTTTAGAGAATGTTGAAACACCAAAAGGATGGCTAACAGAAAAGCAAGGTTCTCCTAAGGTGGAAGTTCTTGAAAATGGTGTGAAGTTCTGGGTGGATGTTGAAACTGGTCAGAAAACAGGATTCTTCTTGGATCAGCGTGATGCACGTTCATTGGTAGGTCAGTATTCTAAAGACAAAAAAGTATTGAATACTTTCTCTTATAGTGGTGGTTTTTCGATGTATGCCTTAAAAGCGGGGGCTACATTGGTTCACTCAGTGGATGCCTCTCAGTCGGCTATCGATTTATGTGATGAAAACGCAGAACTAAACGGTTTCAATAACGGTGAACATACCGGATATTGTGCCGATGTATTCGATCACCTGAATGCTATGGAAAGTAACGATTACGATGTAGTAATTCTAGACCCTCCAGCATTCGCCAAATCGTCTAAAGTATTAACTAAGGCAGCAAGAGGTTACAAACAACTGAACCTTAAAGCCTTCAGAAAAATCAAGAAAGGAGGAATTCTATTCACTTTCTCATGTTCACAAGTAGTCGATAAAGTACTGTTTAGAAAAATTGTATTCCAAGCAGCTGCAGAAGCACATAGAAATGTGAGAATCCTTCATCAAACATCACAGCCTAACTGTCACCCGATTAACATATTCTATCCTGAGAATGAATATCTTAAAGGATTGGTGCTTTATGTAGAATAG
- the dcd gene encoding dCTP deaminase yields MILSDTQILKEIEEGNILIEPFDPDALGTNSYDVHLGRHLAVYKDEVLDAKAHNDIETFEIPDEGFVLYPGKIYLGVTKEYTETLEHVAFLEGLSSVGRLGISINANSRAGDVGFCNTWTLEISVAQPVKIYKNMPIGQLFYFKVDGDIRNYYHIKKDAKYLNRSMKPVESMMHKNKF; encoded by the coding sequence ATGATACTTTCAGACACACAAATATTAAAAGAAATTGAGGAGGGCAATATTCTTATTGAACCTTTTGATCCAGATGCCTTAGGAACTAATTCCTACGATGTACATTTAGGGCGTCACCTTGCTGTATATAAAGATGAGGTTTTGGATGCGAAAGCACATAATGATATTGAAACTTTTGAAATCCCAGATGAGGGATTTGTTTTATATCCTGGTAAAATATATTTGGGAGTCACCAAAGAATATACAGAAACTCTAGAGCATGTCGCTTTTCTAGAGGGATTGTCTAGTGTTGGACGTTTGGGCATTAGCATCAATGCGAACTCAAGAGCTGGAGATGTTGGTTTTTGCAATACTTGGACCTTAGAAATCAGTGTTGCTCAACCCGTCAAGATTTACAAAAATATGCCCATTGGTCAGCTATTCTATTTTAAGGTAGATGGCGACATCCGTAATTATTATCATATAAAGAAAGATGCAAAATACCTCAACAGAAGTATGAAACCTGTGGAGTCTATGATGCATAAAAATAAATTCTAA
- a CDS encoding MbnP family protein, which translates to MKYLPYYLLLFLLLGFSSCDKHKENFDVPGTGQITLKFNLLHDLLGNQIPLNYNTPYQNALNQTYLFDDFRMYISNVTLRDTTGTHYYKVPNSYHLIEMIDNADTSIVIKDLPNSNFTEINFSVGVDNDANYSTDQVGDLDPANGMAWDWNTGYKFVYLNGLRILPDSSTRGLVYHIGGDANYRTVRFTQKDINLNQNNNLTIEFDVHVDYVFGNKNLAEQPNPDVGPVNHYIDLNDDSTNDTMFGPNTQKIADNYEQMFEWKEITVD; encoded by the coding sequence ATGAAATACCTACCTTATTACCTACTCTTATTCTTATTACTTGGTTTTTCATCATGTGATAAACATAAAGAAAATTTTGATGTTCCTGGAACAGGTCAGATTACGCTTAAATTTAATCTTTTACACGACCTCTTAGGGAATCAAATTCCTTTAAATTACAATACACCTTATCAAAACGCCTTAAATCAAACCTATCTTTTCGATGATTTTAGAATGTATATATCTAATGTCACATTAAGAGATACAACAGGCACGCATTACTATAAAGTACCCAATAGCTATCATTTAATCGAAATGATTGATAATGCGGATACTTCTATAGTCATTAAGGATCTACCGAATAGCAATTTTACCGAAATCAATTTCTCTGTTGGTGTTGATAATGATGCCAATTATAGTACTGACCAAGTAGGCGATTTAGATCCTGCTAATGGAATGGCTTGGGATTGGAACACAGGATATAAGTTTGTTTATTTAAATGGATTGAGAATATTACCTGATTCCTCCACTCGTGGATTGGTATATCACATCGGTGGTGATGCCAATTACAGAACCGTTCGATTTACTCAAAAAGATATCAACTTAAATCAAAATAATAATTTAACCATAGAATTTGATGTTCATGTAGATTATGTCTTTGGCAATAAAAATCTAGCAGAACAACCTAATCCTGATGTGGGACCCGTTAATCATTATATCGATTTAAATGATGATTCGACAAACGATACCATGTTTGGTCCGAATACTCAAAAAATAGCTGATAACTATGAACAAATGTTCGAATGGAAAGAAATTACTGTAGATTAA
- a CDS encoding cytochrome-c peroxidase: protein MERNYCRLIALGFLVILGACGSSQEEDTQASIISYENIPAPKRNLMTDERVALGKMLFHDKSLSGNGKVACVDCHEQHYAFGENMALSTNGITQEPLHRNTPPLINIAWAEGWFWEGGAKNIESLMFGPLTHPNEMGANLKEVVKDINDHPEYPVLFQKAYQIKTIKSAHIARALAAYCRSLISNQSKYDQYLNGEIDFSYDELQGMKIVETRCGSCHPAPFFTDFNYHNIGLDSVFSDTLENLFQGRARITLKEEDMGKYKTPTLRNIFASAPYTHDGRFETIDEVFDHYESGILPHKSLAPQMRNDIDLNEEEREQVKIFLTTLMDSTYLGLKQ from the coding sequence ATGGAAAGAAATTACTGTAGATTAATCGCCTTAGGTTTTCTAGTTATTTTAGGAGCTTGTGGGTCCTCTCAAGAAGAGGATACACAAGCTTCTATCATTTCATACGAAAACATCCCTGCCCCGAAAAGAAACTTAATGACCGATGAGCGAGTAGCTTTAGGCAAAATGCTTTTTCACGATAAAAGCTTATCTGGAAATGGAAAAGTAGCTTGTGTAGATTGTCATGAACAACATTATGCCTTTGGAGAAAACATGGCTTTAAGTACCAACGGCATTACCCAAGAACCCCTCCATAGAAATACCCCTCCACTCATTAACATTGCATGGGCTGAGGGTTGGTTTTGGGAAGGAGGTGCAAAAAACATTGAGTCATTAATGTTTGGTCCACTCACTCACCCGAATGAGATGGGAGCCAACTTAAAAGAAGTGGTAAAAGATATAAATGATCATCCAGAGTATCCTGTTCTTTTTCAAAAAGCCTATCAAATTAAAACCATTAAGAGTGCTCATATTGCTAGAGCTCTAGCCGCTTATTGTCGCTCACTTATAAGTAATCAAAGTAAATACGATCAATATTTAAACGGAGAAATCGATTTTAGCTATGATGAATTGCAGGGGATGAAAATCGTAGAAACCAGATGTGGCAGTTGTCACCCTGCTCCATTTTTCACCGATTTCAACTATCATAATATTGGCTTAGATAGCGTATTCTCTGATACCTTAGAGAACCTTTTTCAAGGGAGAGCTAGAATCACCTTAAAAGAAGAAGATATGGGAAAATATAAAACCCCTACTCTCAGAAATATATTTGCTTCTGCTCCATATACTCACGATGGGAGATTCGAAACGATTGATGAGGTATTTGATCATTATGAATCAGGTATACTTCCTCATAAAAGTCTTGCCCCTCAAATGCGTAATGACATAGATCTAAATGAAGAGGAAAGAGAACAAGTAAAGATCTTTTTAACCACTTTAATGGATTCTACTTATTTAGGTCTGAAACAATAA